A stretch of Plasmodium vinckei vinckei genome assembly, chromosome: PVVCY_05 DNA encodes these proteins:
- a CDS encoding orotidine 5'-phosphate decarboxylase, putative — translation MHFKTKLKNRRSEVNTCLCVGLDPDEDDIRNFMTNEEKNGYKNVKNNMNSNNNGIENIIKIGKEILLTDGENIQKLSEEDKFFYFFNHFCFYIINNTKEYALIYKMNFAFYIPYGSVGINVLKNVFDYLNSMNMPTMLDIKINDIGSTVKNYKKFIFEYLKTDSCTMNIYMGTNMLKDVCCDYEKNKYYSAYVLIKTSNNDSFTFQNKLLMNDKQAYIVMAEETQKMAADLKIDQNDECFGFVIGANAFEEMKIIRNQFPDAYILSPGVGAQNGDLYKTLKNGYSKDYEKLLINVGRGITKTPDPKKSAESYYNQIIQIFKDIENGG, via the coding sequence atgcattttaaaactaaattaaaaaatcgaAGAAGTGAAGTAAATACCTGCTTGTGTGTTGGGTTGGATCCTGATGAAGATGATATAAGAAACTTTATGactaatgaagaaaaaaatggatataaaaatgtcaaAAACAACATGAacagtaataataatggaatAGAAAATATCATCAAAATAGGAAAGGAAATACTACTAACAGATGGAGAAAATATACAGAAATTAAGTGAGGAAGataagtttttttatttctttaaccatttttgtttttatataattaataacaCAAAAGAATATGCtttgatatataaaatgaattttgCATTTTACATTCCATATGGCTCAGTTGgaataaatgttttaaaaaatgtctttgattatttaaatagtaTGAATATGCCAACTATGctagatataaaaataaatgatatcGGAAGTACagttaaaaattataaaaaatttatatttgaataCTTAAAAACCGATTCATGTactatgaatatatatatgggaACAAATATGTTAAAAGATGTTTGCTGtgattatgaaaaaaataagtattaTAGTGCTTATGTACTTATTAAAACGTCAAATAATGATTCATTTACTTTCCAAAATAAACTTTTAATGAATGATAAACAAGCATATATAGTTATGGCAGAAGAAACACAAAAAATGGCAGcagatttaaaaatagatCAAAATGATGAATGCTTTGGTTTTGTTATTGGTGCGAATGCTTTCGaagaaatgaaaataatccGAAATCAATTCCCAGATgcttatattttatcaccAGGAGTAGGAGCACAAAATGgagatttatataaaaccCTTAAAAATGGTTATAGCAAagattatgaaaaattactAATAAATGTTGGAAGAGGTATAACAAAAACTCCAGACCCAAAAAAATCAGCAGAATCCTACTATAATCaaattattcaaatttttaaagaCATAGAAAATGGTGGGTAA
- a CDS encoding HORMA domain protein, putative → METYLYEFIEAFTHLMLYIMSIYSSEYFEKKRKFNTLVWHCVNNQIEVYIQQALNPIKKFILDKSLYKYRLIFKNLKDQVLKIYTIEFEQFYKTHSTEISYSSIENFVWDFFTYAEMCLAEQNNIEKTFEIAFDLMKDYEDNPKIKESLKDEWELITHQSQNIYKKQILKSMYASDNNDPRVVCQIYVESCLE, encoded by the exons atggaaacttatttatatgagtTTATTGAAGCTTTCACTCATTTAATGCTTTATATAATGAGCATATATTCTTCTG aatattttgaaaaaaagagaaagtTCAATACTTTAGTTTG GCATTGTGTAAATAATCAGATCGAGGTATATATACAACAG GCACTAAAccctataaaaaaatttattttagatAAAAgtttatacaaatatagactaatttttaaaaatttaaaagatcaagtattaaaaatatataccatCGAATTTgaacaattttataaaactcATAGTACAGAAATTAGTTATTCTTCCATCGAAAATTTTGTTTGGGATTTCTTTACATATGCTGAAATGTGCCTAGCCgagcaaaataatatag aGAAGACATTTGAAATTGCCTTCGATTTAATGAAAGACTATGAAGACAATCCCAAAATAAAAGAGAGCTTAAAGGATGAATGGGAATTAATAACTCACCAAA gtcaaaatatatacaaaaaacaaattttaaaaagtatGTACGCTTCTGATAATAATGATCCTAGAGTTGTATGCCAa ATATACGTGGAAAGTTGTCTAGAGTAA